CAGGACGGCGCGCGCCTCATCCTCGCGCCCCATGGACTTCAGTACGCCCCCCTCCAGGAGTGCCGCCCGGCGGGCGTCCTCGGCGTTGGCTTCCACCCGGTGGATACGCTGCCCTTCCCGCAGGGCGCTGAGGGCGCCGCTATCATCGCCGGCGGAGTGGAGCGCCTCCGCGAGGCGCGTGTGATCCGACAACGACCGAAAGGATGAGTATCTGTTGAGCCGTACCACCGAGCGAAAGGCCTTGCCCGCCAGCTCGTAATCGGCATTCCCGTAGGCCAGTTCTCCCAGCGCCTTCTGGCGATGTACCGACTTGGGCGACAGGGCGGTAGCCTGGGCCAGCACCTGTTGCGCCTGGCGGGTGTTGCCGCGAGCCTTTTCCACCCGGGCCAACCAGTCGTAGGCCTCCATGGCGAGACGATTCGATGACACGAGTTCGGCGAAAATGTCATGGGCCTGTTCCAGATCGCCCATATGGAACAGGCAGATCCCCCGTCCCAGCTTCGCCCAGTGCAGCTCGCGGTGGGCCAGCACCTCGTCGTAGAGGGCGAGCGCACCGGCGTGATCACCCGCCTCCAGCAGCAGTCCCCCCTTGCGTTCCATGATCTCGAGGCCGTAACGACCCTTGTGGGCCAGCCCCTCGTCGCAGCGGGCGATGGCGCCCCGCACATCGCCGGCCGCCGCCGCCGCCTCGATGGGCGCGAACTCGGCCTTGCGAGCCATGGCCCTGTCGAGACGCAGTTTCAACGCGTTGCGGTTGAAAGGCTTGATGATGTAATCGTCGGGCTTGTGATCCACCGCCCCCAGCACCATGTCGATGCTGGTCTCGGCGGTGACCATGATGAACACCGCCGCGGGCTTGAGCAGCCGGCGCGCGCGCGCCTCCTCCAAGATCTGCTGGCCGTCCTTGGAATCGCCGAGGTTGTAGTCGCACAACACGGCGTCCATGGGGAACCGGGCCATCTCCTTGATGGCGTCCTCGCCATTGGCGGCCAACCTGACCTCCTTCGCGCCCATGGCCTCCAGCATCTGCCGGATGGCACGCAGCATGTCGTCGAAGTCCTCGACCACGAGAAAGCGCTTTTTCGTATAGTCTTCGGACATGGCAGATCCGTCGCAACTCTTATAAGGATAGGATACCCATGATGGGCCCGTGACGCAGCCGGCCCACGACACGGGCGTTCATGGCCCCTCCTCCCGCCCGGCATAGCGCCGGGTCATGGCGGCGAGGCGCGCGCCGAGGATGGCGCTGATATTCAAGTTGAGACGCGCCACGACGTTGGGAAAGAACTTGAGATCCTTACGGATCTTGTCGAAATCGAAGCGCAGGACGCTGACCGGGGTAAGGGCCCTGACGTCCGCGGTGCGCTCCGTCTCCTGCACGAAACCGATCTCACCGAACACCTGCCCCGGCAGCAGCACCGTAAGCCGGCGCTGGGCATCCTTGCCCCGGTGCATCACCTCCACCTCGCCGGACAGGAGGAGAAACATGCTGCGGCCCATCGTGCCCTGGCGCACCAGCAGCTCGCCGGCCTCGAACTCGTGGAGTTCGGAGATGAGAATGGCCTTGCGCATCTGGTAGCCGCTCATGCCCCGGAACAGGGGACTGTGCTCCAGCACCTCCCGCTGCATGGAGAAACCCAGGATCTGATACAGGCCCACGAGGCGTACCCGGGCCATGATGATGGGGGTGATGAGAAGATTGGCGAATACCGCGAACAGCATGGTGGCGGCCGCCAGGGCACCGAACTGGGCGATCACGGTGAACTCGGAGAACAACAACACCCCGAAGCCCAGGGCCAGGGCGATGCTGGTGGCCACCACCGGTGTGGCCTCCTCCCGCACCGTGGTGGCCACCGCCTCGTCGTAATCCGCGGTGCGGCGGCACAAGTCGTTGTAACGCGAAAACAGGTGAATGGTGCCGTCGATGGCGATACCGATGGCGATGACGGCCACCATGGCGGTGCCGGGATTGAGGGAGATGTCCAGCAGGCCCATGACCCCGAACATGAGGATGATGGGCACCACCGCCGGCACCAGGGCGATGAGCCCCCCCTTGACGGAGGTGAACATGACCGCCATGACCACGAAGATGGCCCCCAGCAGCATCGTCAGGGATTTCACCTGGGCCACCATGAGGGACTCGGCGGCGGCATTGACCATGAGGTTCTCCCCCACGACATGGGCCTCCACCCCGGGCCCCGCGATGTCCCGGGCCACCACCTTGAGTTCCCCGATATGGCGGTTCAGGGTGCTGGAGTCGCTGACCTGATGGCGCACCACGATGTTGGCTCTCTGGTAGTCGTGACTCAGGTAGCTGCCGAGTTCCTGGCGATGGAAAAACAGCAGGTACTGGGCCACCAGTTCGCGGCTGCCGGGGATGGTGGCGTAGTCCTCGTCGCCGCCGTGGTAGGCACGGTTGATCAGGGACAACAGGTCCACCACCGAGGTACTGCGATCGAAGATCCCCTGCTTGTCGAGGAAGGCTTGGATCTCCGCCAGCCGTTCGAGATTGGCCGGTTCCAGGAAGGCCTTGTCGCGGCGGGATTCCAGCATGATGTAGAACACCCGGGTGCCCGCCAGGTCCTGCTGCAGGCGGCGGCTGTCCGTCACCAGGGCGCGGTCGCCGCGGAAATAGGTCATGGGGTCGTTGGTGACATGGAGACCCTGGGCCTGGTAGAGGAAGAAGGCGCACAGCCCGGCCGTGAATACCAGCAGGGTGCGGGGCAGGTGGCGGTGGCCGAAGCCGAACACCCGCACCACCAGCCCGGTGAGCCCGCCGGGCCGGCCGCCCTCGCCCCACACCCGGCTGCGCCGGGGCCCCAGGGCCTGAAGCAGCAGGGGCACCAGCAATACCGTGATGAGGCCGTTGGCGAGGATGGCGAAGGACGCCGCGATGCTGAAATCCCGAATCAGACCGATGCCGCTGAACAGGTTGCTGGCGAAACCCAGGGCCGTGGTGACGACGGTGAGGACCAGCGGTGCCCCCATGTGGCCCATCATGAAGCCCACCGCCGCCCGCCGGGGCACCTCGCCGTCATGGCCCAGCCGGCGCAGATAGGCCGCCACCATGTGAGTGTCCTCGGTAGAGCCGATGACCACGACCAGGGAAGGCAGCATGGCACTCAGGATGTTGAGGGGGATCCCCGCCCAGCCCATCATGCCGAAGGTCCAGAGAATGGCGAGGGCCGAGGTGAGCAGGGGCACGAAGGCTGCGAAGCCGCTGCGCAGGAACAGCAGGATGGTCGCCACCAGCAGGCCCGCCGACAGCAGGCCGAGGCGGCGCAGATCGGTGAACAGGCTGTCCTGCAATTCGGCGGTGATGCGAGCCCCGCCCACCTGGAACACCTCAGAGAAGTCTTGGCGGGCGGCGTCCACCACCTCTTCCAGGGCGGCATGGACCCGCTGCCCCCCCCCCGCGGCGGGACCATCACGCCGCAGGGCGACCATGAGGGCCGTGCCGTGGCCGTCGGGCGCCAGCAGCCGGCCCACCGCCAGGGGGTTGGCCAGCGCCACCTCCCGAGCCCGATCCGCCACCTCCTGGGTCTGGGGCACCTCTTCGAGAAGGGGCTGCACGGTGAGTGTGTCTTCACTCCCATGGATGTCGCGGAGGGTGAACAGATCATCCACCGTGGCCACGAAATCGAGCCCCAGCAGCGCGTGATGCAGGCGCTCCAGGGCCGCCAGTTTCGCCGGCGTCCACAGGGCCGGGTCGCGCACATAGACCACGCTGCGCTGGTCCGATCCGAACTCATCCGCCACCCGCCGGTAAGCGAGACGATCGGGATCGCTGTCGGCGATGAGGCTGGAGAAACCGGTATCCACCTGGAGCCGGGGCAGGCCGGCAGCGGCGACGGCCGTGACGGCGGCGAGGAAGAACAACGCCCGGAAGGGGTGACGGGCCCCCGCCATCATGGACCTGCCGAGGAATCCCTGGGCATTCATCCCTCGCCATCCCCGGCGGGCGCCACGGCCGGGACGGCGGCGGTGTCTTCGATATGAGAATTGGTGAGCAGCCAGTCGGCCTCGAACAGCCGCGCCGGCACGTAGTCGCGGGAGAATACCCGCCGCAGCACCTTGATGAGGCTGCGATGGTCCCGCCGGTGGTCCTCCATGAGCACCATATCGGCCCGCCACATGTCACCGTCCACCGCCTTGAGGTCGAAACGGGTACGCGTCTTCTCCACCCGGCCGCGGCGGTCATAATAGTCCGTGCGCACGATGAACAGGTTGTCCTGGCGCAGAAAGTGGCGGCGCCGCGACACTCCCGCCGAGTCTTCGAGGAGCTCCGCCTCCACCACGTAGTGGGGCACCTCGCCGAGAGTCCGGTCCTCGAGCCGGCGGTAGCGGAAGGCATCAC
The Gammaproteobacteria bacterium DNA segment above includes these coding regions:
- a CDS encoding efflux RND transporter permease subunit; amino-acid sequence: MNAQGFLGRSMMAGARHPFRALFFLAAVTAVAAAGLPRLQVDTGFSSLIADSDPDRLAYRRVADEFGSDQRSVVYVRDPALWTPAKLAALERLHHALLGLDFVATVDDLFTLRDIHGSEDTLTVQPLLEEVPQTQEVADRAREVALANPLAVGRLLAPDGHGTALMVALRRDGPAAGGGQRVHAALEEVVDAARQDFSEVFQVGGARITAELQDSLFTDLRRLGLLSAGLLVATILLFLRSGFAAFVPLLTSALAILWTFGMMGWAGIPLNILSAMLPSLVVVIGSTEDTHMVAAYLRRLGHDGEVPRRAAVGFMMGHMGAPLVLTVVTTALGFASNLFSGIGLIRDFSIAASFAILANGLITVLLVPLLLQALGPRRSRVWGEGGRPGGLTGLVVRVFGFGHRHLPRTLLVFTAGLCAFFLYQAQGLHVTNDPMTYFRGDRALVTDSRRLQQDLAGTRVFYIMLESRRDKAFLEPANLERLAEIQAFLDKQGIFDRSTSVVDLLSLINRAYHGGDEDYATIPGSRELVAQYLLFFHRQELGSYLSHDYQRANIVVRHQVSDSSTLNRHIGELKVVARDIAGPGVEAHVVGENLMVNAAAESLMVAQVKSLTMLLGAIFVVMAVMFTSVKGGLIALVPAVVPIILMFGVMGLLDISLNPGTAMVAVIAIGIAIDGTIHLFSRYNDLCRRTADYDEAVATTVREEATPVVATSIALALGFGVLLFSEFTVIAQFGALAAATMLFAVFANLLITPIIMARVRLVGLYQILGFSMQREVLEHSPLFRGMSGYQMRKAILISELHEFEAGELLVRQGTMGRSMFLLLSGEVEVMHRGKDAQRRLTVLLPGQVFGEIGFVQETERTADVRALTPVSVLRFDFDKIRKDLKFFPNVVARLNLNISAILGARLAAMTRRYAGREEGP
- a CDS encoding response regulator; the protein is MSEDYTKKRFLVVEDFDDMLRAIRQMLEAMGAKEVRLAANGEDAIKEMARFPMDAVLCDYNLGDSKDGQQILEEARARRLLKPAAVFIMVTAETSIDMVLGAVDHKPDDYIIKPFNRNALKLRLDRAMARKAEFAPIEAAAAAGDVRGAIARCDEGLAHKGRYGLEIMERKGGLLLEAGDHAGALALYDEVLAHRELHWAKLGRGICLFHMGDLEQAHDIFAELVSSNRLAMEAYDWLARVEKARGNTRQAQQVLAQATALSPKSVHRQKALGELAYGNADYELAGKAFRSVVRLNRYSSFRSLSDHTRLAEALHSAGDDSGALSALREGQRIHRVEANAEDARRAALLEGGVLKSMGREDEARAVLAAVEPAAGEPADARHSSLDDARRLFEEGKADAAAHLLEELVRNNHEDEALLAEVKSVFAEAGLRERGSAMVDATQDQLIRLNNEGVDLARAGKLGEAIALFRDAAEGMPANRVVNLNAAQVLVIEMRDKGVDQKLLAEAERYLERVAKVDPDNAKYRSVRERLEKLAAAAGGS